The genomic window gagagagaggggagagagaggaggagtggagagagagagaggggaggagagagagagaggagagagagagagagagagagagtgagggagagagagagagagagagagagagagacgaggagagagagagagagagatgagagagagaggagagaggagagagaggagattgtgaggacgagagagagggagagagaggagagagagaggagagatgagggtgagagagagagaggaggagaggggagagagagaggatggagaggagagaggagagagaggagagagagagagagatgagaggagagaggatgagagagaggagagaggagagagagagagagagaggagagagaagagagagaggagagagagagaggaggagacggagatgagagagatgagtattagagtgtagagagagagaagtgagatgagagagagagagagagagaagaagagagagggaggagagaggagagagagagaagaaagagagagaggggagagagagaggagagaagagagggaggggagagagaggagagagtgagagagagagagaggagagaatgagagagagagaggagagagagggggggaggggatgagagagggtggaggggatagagaggagagaggggagagagggaagaggggagaaagagagagaggggaaagaaaggggagtggggagaagaaggaggggagaggagagagagagagagaggggagaggggagagagagaggggagatggagaggaggggtgagggaaagagagggggtgagaggggagatagagggagagaggggaagtggggagaaagagagagaggagagggagagagagagagagggagagagagaggcgagagggggtgattgagaagggagaggggggagagagggggaggggcagatagagaggagggggggaaggagagaggggagaggattttagagagtgagaggagagagagagaggggagaggggtagagaggggagaggaggagagagagagggagagagaggggagaggggggagggagagagaggagagagagagggagaggggagagggtgagagagagaggggagaggggagaaagaggagagagagagaggggagaggggagagagagaggggagaggggagatagaggggagagaggagtaaggaggggagagtaggtagaggggagagggagagaaggggagagagagagaggaaggagagagagagagaggggagagatgatagagaggagaggggtgaagtgagaggggaaaagggagagagaggggagaggggtgagagaggggaaacgggagaggggacagagaggggaaaggggacagagaggggagaggggattagagaggagagaggggagaggagagagaggagagaggagagaggagagagaggagagaggagagagaggagagaggagagaggagagagaaagagagagaagagagaaagagagagcagagagaaagagagagaagagaagaaagagagagaagagagagaagagagagaagagagagaagagagagagagagagagagagatgagagagagaaagagagagagagagagagagagagagagagagagagagagagagagagagagagagagatatccgaGGCTTCTCACGTAAGCGCTTTCATCTGTTTAACATCCGTTAgcgtccctcccccccgcccccccgcccactcCTGCCCGGGTCCTCGACCTGACCGTCGCTGCCAAAGGCACTGCCTCTCGCGGCTGCAGATTCTCGCTCACCAGGCGGCCTTGCAGCTGACTCCTTACGAGAACCTGATTAATTCTTCATTTAGCCAATTCATTTTTTTCGTGCTTTATCCTGAAGTTGAtcttgtgtgtctctgtgtatcccTAAGTGTGTCCTAGTTTTAAGTTTGTGTTTGCGTATGAACTTGTGGTCAtttgtgtgtccttgtgtatatatatagtgtgtgcgtgcAGCCGGGCAGCATGAGAGCaaccacttattattatcatttgaataaACTCTTATGTTACGATTAACTAAATATCTATCAGAGACAAAAAACCCGTCCTATTTCTCATTCTCCGTTCGCCAgtcgttcattttcttttctctttcgccaattatctattttcttttcgtcttcagcAATCATtcagtctctttcttctttttgttgttgttccataTTTCCGCGTCGGGGTACGGAACGTGGGGGACTAGCGACGCCTAGGACTTTCACCCGTGTGAATGTAGGTCGTGCCACTGACCACGAAAAAGCCCGGATTCGGAGGCacgcggaggagggaggaaggggagacgagggagggaggaagttaaggagggaggggagaggaagaagggaaggggagaggagggagggaaggggagaggagggagggaaggggagagtagggagggaaggggagaggagggagggaaggggcgaggagggagggaaggggagagtagggagggaaggggagagatgggaggtagggatggagggggggaggggagaggaagaagggaagggggaggagagagggaaggggagaggagggagggaagggcagagatgggagggagggacggaggtaagaggaggaagggaaggagggaataggatggaggaagggagggggaaaggagggagagagtgggagaagaggacagaaggaaatggaagaggagggaggaagggcgagggagaggagggagtgtgagaggtttgatggaggaaggggagaagtgggagggagggagagaggggaagagatagggggacggttgaagagagggaggagcgggaaggaggtgaagagaagaggcaaaggaagaaagtagggagggaggaagaggagggaagtttaTGGGGTAGTGGAAGGTAGAGAAAAACAAGGATTAAAGAGTAAATGGAATGGAGATAATAAACATGAGAGAGGGACGAATAGaatgggatgggaagagggggtgagaagagatATAAATCCGGATAAAGGGAGGTTGACGGAAACGAGGAGACCTAAATCTCAAATATGGGTGTCGAGTCTGGCAGCAGTTCCGAACCGGTTCCTCGGGGTTCTACATTGCACGTCTACCttgttgatatatgtgtatgtgtgtgtgtgtgtgtacaaatgtatatataaacatatataaatacacacacacacacatatatatatatatatatatatatatatgtatatatatatatatatatatatatatatatatgtatatatatatatatatatatatatatatatatatatatatatatatatataaacacacacacacacacacacacacacacacacacacacacacacacacacacacacacacacatatatatatataatatatatatatatatatatatatatatatatatatatatatatatatatatatataaacacacacacacacacacacacacacacacacacacacacacacacacagacacacacacgtatatatgtgtgtgtactttattatGAAATCTACCTCTATCCTTCATCCGTGCATTGAGCACATACTCATGCAAGATCATAAATATGAATGCGCGGTGTCTTTTCCAGGCGCGGGATGGAGGCGGCTGTCGGGATGCGACTGCTCCTTGTCCTCTGGGCGGTGGGCGTGGGCGCGGGCGGCTTCCTGCTCCAGATGAAATATTGCTTCGGGGAAATCGGATGCTTCGCGACGAACACCGACTTCTACCACCCTCTCCGGCCCACCAACCCCACGCCCGTTTCCCGCGAGGACCTGGACCTGACGTATCACGTGTGGAGCCGCGAGGACCAGCTGGGGACCATGGTGCGGGCGGCGAGGCTCTCGGACATCCTCAACACCACGCTCAAGGCCTCCAGGAAGACCAAGGTGCTCATCCATGGCTACCTCGATAACGAAGGAGCGACGTGGGTCTACGTGAGTGGCTTCCCCATTATCTTCTCCTGAATAAAGATGGATGAATGATGGATGAATAATCAGTTAATTGAGTGAATAGATAAGAAGTAACAAGGTGGCTAAGTATACGTtatgggacattttttttttatggtagagctgttataagaaaatataggttaggttaggttagattgggTTAGGTCGGGATAGGAAATGATAAGCTAGGATAGactagattagattagattagattagatttggTTCTAGTCGGGGTAGGAAATATTAATTAGATAAAATATGGTTTAGATAGGCTAAGAAAGGGTTATATTTGGTTAGGGCAGGAAAGATTAGGTTAGATTAGCTTAGATTAGCGTTGGTTAGGTCGGGAAAAGAAAGGCTTGGTTAAGTTGAATTAAATTGATCTAGGGCGAAATAGGAtcggttagattaggttagagtTTATTTGGTTAGGGCTGGATTAGCTAGAGAGGTCGATAGATGGAGGGATGTctgtatgaatggatggatggatggatagagaggcagatgctgagaaagatagacacataatagttatacagagaaacagacataaagacatacagacagacagataaacagacagatgaataggcagatagatggatagacagatgcgACAGATATGACAGTAATAGATCGAGATAGTCTGATAAGTAGACCGATacactgatagatggatatatgtagatagagatcGATAAACACCAAACACATTACCCTTTTATTCCATATTAGGGCCTatacccccctcacccacccaccccgacCCTCAGCCTTCCCAACGCCTCTCTTCTCCCGCGTAGGACATGGCTGCCGCCCTCCTGCTGTACGGCGACTTCAACGTCCTGACGGTGGACTGGGGCGGCGGATCGAGGGCGCTGTACGACCAGGCGGCCGTCAACGCGAGGGTCGCCGGCCTGGAGATCGCCTACCTCATCAACTGGCTCGAGGACAAGGTGGGCCACCGCCCGCGGGACGTCCATCTCATCGGGCACTCGCTGGGGGCTCACGTGGCAGGTGGGTTCGGGACGGTTCAGTTAGGGTGGTctcgatatatgcatatatatgtacatgtatatatacatacacacacacacacacacatatatatatatatatatatatgtatatatatgtgtatatatatatttatatacatatatatatatatatatatatatatatatatatatatatatatgtaattgcatgtatatatatatatatatatatatatatatatatatatatatatatatatatatatatatataaatgtattcatataatataataaatataatataaaatatttaatatttaatttattatatatatgtaatatataatataatatatatatatatatatatttaattttgttttcgtttttattcatgttttttctctttttttccttctttctttctctacctacttttcttttcttttttcaatacaGAACCTTTGCTTGGTAACATAATtcagaagaaattaaaaacatcTCTAGCAGGTATAATCCCTAGTCTTGGTTTTCACATTTTTCAGCGAAAATTTGgaattcagagaaagagagaaaagcaaatgaaTGGCCGAGGAAACCACTGAATAGCAAAGAGGCTGTTTTCTGGCAACAGAGAGACTTTAAAATCAAGATAAACATcggtgaaaaaaattataaattaaaaggaagggaaggagaggggaaaggagacagacggatagatatatagctaagtaggtagagggagagagggagagacggagagacgctAAAATCATCGGCCTAAAACCTACCACGTTCGCAGGATACGCCGGCGAGAGGGTGATCGGCCTGGGCAGGATCACGGGCCTCGATCCTGCAGGACCCTACTTCGAGAACCTTCCTCCCAAAGTCCGCCTGGATCCCACGGACGCGCTCTTCGTCGACGTCATCCACACGAACGGAGACCCACTCATTCTGCAAGGTTGGGCGACGGCGACGGAGGCGGAGACGGGGTGTTGTCGCTCGCGTCTCTGTCTGCCGATCGAAAGGCGGActgagacagataaattgatgtttacatatatgtgaacatgttcatatgtatgtacacacgcacacgcacacgcacgcacgcacaagcacaagcacaagcacacgcatacggacacggatacgcacacgcacacgcacacgcacacgcacacgcacacgcacacgcacacccacacccacacccacacccacacccacacccacacccacacccacacccacacacacacacacactcacactcacactcacactcacactcacacacacacacacacacacacacacacatatatatatatatatatatacacacacacatatacacacatacatacatatttgcacatatatgtacatacatacaccactcacacacacacacacacacacacgcacacacacacacacacagacacacacacacacacacacacacacacacacacacatacacacacacacacttatttatatatatatatatatatatatatatatatatatatatatatatatatgtgtgtgtgtgtgtgtgtgtgtgtgtgtgtgtgtgtgtgtgtgtgtgtgtgtgtgtatacacacataaaaacatgtatttacatatttatatatatatatatgtatatatatgtatatatatgtatatatatgtacacactcacacacacacacacacacacacacacacacacacacagacacacacacacacacacacacacacacacacacacacacacacacacacacacacacacacacacacacacacacacacacaaacacacacacacacacacacacacacacacacacacacacacacacacatatatatatatatatatatatatatatacatacatatatgaatatatatatatattatttatatatagagagatagatagaaagacaaatagataaatatatagactgatagatgcttatataaatgtttatatgtatgtacagcacACGTTAGCATCAATAGTAAAACCCAATGAAAATCTCTAAAGACCACTCTCCGTCCCCGCCAGGCCTGGGCATGAAGCAGGCGTGCGGGCACCTGGACTTCTACCCGAACGGCGGGCGGCAGCAGCCAGGGTGCAACGTCCCCCTCAGGGCCTCCTTCGACGTGCTAAATCAGGGCATCGACATCAACCACGGTGCGGCTCCGACTGGTTACGGTTTCCTATCTTTTTGAGTTGAGGATTTATGGCTGCGGGTGCGCTGTGCTTagatttcttttttcgtcttttttattttttttattcgtgtgttTGAGTTTTTTAAAAGTTCTATATGTGGACGGGCAATATGGTATGCATTTTAAATTGGTGCATAATCTTATAGGTATTTTGTCTATTAACATTTGTATGTTGATTAATGTATCGATAACGTGCATCAGCGAAATATTCTACTAATAAGATTTAATGAAAAGAAAGTCAGACACTTAAATACttccataatatacatatatatatatattttacgataCCATTTTCATTTGTAAAAATTATCCTAACTACTTATCCACTTtttgatctttaaaaaaaaattaaactagaAATTATATCACTCCCATAAACACAGCATATTTACTTTACAATGCATTTttgttcagtaaaaaaaaataacgcaacTTCCCTTTTTTTTAGGTTTTACCCTCGAGCAAAAAGTCGCGCTGACCTGCAGCCACAGCCGCTCCACTCAGCTCTTCATAAGCTCTCTGACCTCAGGCTGCGAATTCCAGGCCTACTACTGCTTCAGCTATCTACTCTACAAGACCGTACGTAGGCCCTtgactctctatctttctttattttataagtATTTGCGTTCACAAGTCTTGGGGAAGTagttatgtatgtagatgtgcatTTGGATGCACATTTAGatggaagaacacacacacgcatgcacgcccacacacacacgcaggcaggaacacacacacacacacacacacacacacacacacacacacacacacacacacaggcacacacacacacgcacgcaggcaccgacacacacacacgcacacacacacacacacacacacacacacacacacacacacacgcaggcacacacacacgcaggcacacacacacgcaggcacacactcacgcaggcacaaacacacacgcaggcacacacacacacgcaggcacacacacacacacgcaggcacacacacacacacacaggcacacactcaggcacacacacacatgcaggcacccatacacatgcaggcacacaaccacacacacgcaggcacacacacacacacacatgcaggcacacacacacacgcaggcaggaacacacacacacacacacacacacacgcgcgcagggacacacacatacacacacacacacacacacacacacgcaggcacacacacacacacacacacacacacacacacacacacacacacagcacacacacgcagcacacacacacacacacacacacacacacacacacacttacacacacacacacacacgcacgcaggcacacacacccacacccacacacacacacacacacacacacacacacacacacacacacacacacacacacacacacacgcaggcacagacacacacacacacacacacacacacacacacacacacacacacacacacacacaagcacacacacacacacacacacacacacacacacacacacacacacacgcacacacacacacacacacacacacacgcgcgcgcgcaggcacacacacacacacacacacacacacacgcatgcaggcacacacacacacacacacacacacacacacacacacacacacagacgcaggcacacatacacacacatatgcgcgtgcgcgcgcacacacgcccCCCTTACATCCAACACGATGCTAGTAACAAACACGAGAGAAAGCTTGGTTTTAAGCTTTCATTCGCAGGTTTATTGAGGTCGAATTTGCATATGGGAAGATGGTCCAAATATTTGGCAGTTTACTTACACAGACTTCTTTAGAATTCTCAAAATAATAATGCCTCTTCAGTCGAAAAAGGTGaagtcgagtttttttttttattgtgtttcttgtggtcgttattattattatcattattgccattggtgagacacaggccatcagatggattggtgtgtataatagtaattgttattattattgttataatcattatttatattacaattatggttaaaattaacaataataaaagcaataataacaaagataataatagtaacaataataataatagtgataataataacagtaataataatgatgataataataataatgataatgataatgattattattattatcattatcattatcattatcattatgcctcACCTCCTTGCCTGgtgttgataatataataataatgataataataataataatgaccttgAGATCGAGATTTCGCGCATGTGGCCTACTAAGACCCGCGTGAtaccggtcgtagtcggagcATTGGGAACCGCCCGACTTGGTCTCCAGATATACCTCGATGAAATGcccggaaaagagagagcggagcaaGTGCAGATGATCGCACTGCTTGGTACGGCCCATATCCTGAGGAAATTCTTGAGCACCTACGGAATCCGGTGGATTCCcggtcaacaccaacaccagcaccagctttgataatgaaaataataataatgataataataagaatgaaaatgatgataacgataataatagtaataataataataacaacaataataatagtaataataatgataatgataataatgataatgataatgataataacgataataatgataataatgataataatgataataatgataataataataataataatgataatgataataatgataataataataataataataataataatgataataatgataataat from Penaeus chinensis breed Huanghai No. 1 chromosome 24, ASM1920278v2, whole genome shotgun sequence includes these protein-coding regions:
- the LOC125037856 gene encoding pancreatic triacylglycerol lipase-like, which codes for MEAAVGMRLLLVLWAVGVGAGGFLLQMKYCFGEIGCFATNTDFYHPLRPTNPTPVSREDLDLTYHVWSREDQLGTMVRAARLSDILNTTLKASRKTKVLIHGYLDNEGATWVYDMAAALLLYGDFNVLTVDWGGGSRALYDQAAVNARVAGLEIAYLINWLEDKVGHRPRDVHLIGHSLGAHVAGYAGERVIGLGRITGLDPAGPYFENLPPKVRLDPTDALFVDVIHTNGDPLILQGLGMKQACGHLDFYPNGGRQQPGCNVPLRASFDVLNQGIDINHGFTLEQKVALTCSHSRSTQLFISSLTSGCEFQAYYCFSYLLYKTGLCQMCVDGSWCARMGIEAEEWRALGQAGRRLEQMYVTTTDDYPYC